In Thermostichus vulcanus str. 'Rupite', the sequence GCCGCTGGGTCGTCGGTCTGCAAAACATCAGTCGTGAGGGATCCAACCCATCTCCTGCCCGCAACACCCCTGACTCTTTGCCTCCAGCGCAATCTGTCCTGACCCCCCGGCAACTGTTTCCCACGCTCGACCAATGGACCCGCATCCAAGGGGTATTCCCGGAGGTTTTGGAGGCTTACTCTGGCAGAATCGGGCAAAAGCCAGTGCGGTTGGATATTCGGGTGGTGGAGCGCCCCTCCTGGCTACGGGTGATCGCTGATGGGCAGACTGTCTTTGAGGCTACGTTACAGCCGGGGGCAGAGCTGAACTGGGAAGCGGAGCAATCGATTGTGTTGCGCACGGGCAATGCGGGCGGTGTACTGGTGACTTTCAACAACCGTGACCTTGGGGTGATGGGACAATTTGGGGAAGTGAAAGAACAGATATTTGAGCCGGGTTTGGAGATTAACTCGTTGCA encodes:
- a CDS encoding DUF4115 domain-containing protein, whose amino-acid sequence is MERPSWLRVIADGQTVFEATLQPGAELNWEAEQSIVLRTGNAGGVLVTFNNRDLGVMGQFGEVKEQIFEPGLEINSLQ